A stretch of the Pseudomonas sp. ACM7 genome encodes the following:
- a CDS encoding DUF1329 domain-containing protein codes for MNFVKSVLAAALALTVAGSAHAAVSADQAAKLGNSLTSIGADKAANADGSIPAYTGGLTAIPADFKSGDSFRPDPFGAEKPRLVITTKNLAEQKEKLTATAQALLTRYPSYRLDVYPTHRSVALPKGVLDNTAKNAVTAKTTDGGLSLENVLPGVPFPIPADGNEAMWNHLLRYQGVAMSNKYDSWNVDSSGAASLSSTGNFFIEYPLYSPARPVGPVSGDEVFYKIKLAYSGPARRAGEALLLMDSVNPLKQPRRAWQYLPGQRRVKLAPDLAYDTPNPGTVGAATYDDAFLFNGAMDRYDFKLVGKKELYVPYNTYKLSYHKDAADVMTANHVNPDLLRWELHRVWVVEATLKPGKRHIYSKRTFYLDEDSWIALASDEYDGRGQLYRGGFSHLTYSYDVQAPDTINHMLYDLVSGAYNVNGFYGPYGGLKYIDPLSKAQWSAESLAGTGIR; via the coding sequence ATGAATTTCGTTAAATCAGTATTGGCCGCCGCCCTGGCGTTGACCGTCGCAGGCTCCGCTCACGCGGCAGTCAGCGCCGATCAGGCCGCTAAACTCGGCAACAGCCTGACCTCGATCGGCGCCGACAAAGCCGCCAACGCCGATGGCAGCATTCCTGCCTACACCGGCGGCCTGACCGCGATCCCGGCCGATTTCAAATCCGGCGACTCGTTCCGCCCGGACCCGTTCGGCGCCGAGAAACCGCGTCTGGTGATCACCACAAAGAACCTTGCCGAGCAGAAAGAAAAACTCACCGCGACGGCCCAAGCGTTGCTCACTCGTTATCCGTCCTATCGCCTCGACGTGTACCCGACCCACCGCAGCGTCGCACTGCCTAAAGGGGTGCTGGACAACACCGCGAAAAACGCCGTGACCGCCAAGACCACCGACGGTGGCCTGTCGCTGGAAAATGTCCTGCCGGGCGTGCCGTTCCCGATCCCGGCTGACGGTAACGAAGCCATGTGGAACCACTTGCTGCGTTATCAGGGTGTGGCGATGAGCAACAAGTACGACTCCTGGAACGTCGACTCGTCCGGCGCCGCCTCCCTGAGTTCCACCGGTAATTTCTTCATCGAATACCCGCTGTACTCGCCGGCACGCCCGGTCGGTCCAGTGTCTGGCGATGAAGTGTTCTACAAGATCAAACTGGCTTACTCCGGCCCGGCCCGTCGCGCCGGTGAAGCACTGTTGCTCATGGATTCGGTCAACCCGTTGAAGCAGCCCCGTCGTGCGTGGCAATACCTGCCGGGGCAACGTCGGGTGAAACTGGCGCCGGACCTGGCCTACGACACGCCGAACCCCGGCACCGTCGGCGCCGCGACCTATGACGACGCGTTCCTGTTCAACGGCGCAATGGACCGTTACGACTTCAAACTGGTCGGCAAGAAAGAACTCTACGTGCCGTACAACACCTACAAGCTGAGCTATCACAAGGACGCGGCGGACGTGATGACCGCCAACCACGTCAACCCCGACTTGCTGCGCTGGGAGCTGCACCGGGTGTGGGTGGTCGAAGCAACGCTCAAACCGGGCAAACGCCACATCTACAGCAAGCGCACCTTCTACCTCGACGAGGACAGCTGGATCGCTCTGGCTTCCGACGAGTATGACGGTCGTGGCCAGCTCTACCGTGGCGGCTTCTCGCACCTGACCTACAGCTATGACGTGCAGGCCCCGGACACCATCAACCACATGCTTTATGACCTGGTTTCCGGTGCGTACAACGTCAACGGTTTCTACGGTCCTTACGGTGGCCTGAAATACATCGACCCACTGTCCAAGGCTCAATGGTCTGCCGAGTCGCTGGCCGGTACCGGCATCCGCTAA
- a CDS encoding DUF1302 domain-containing protein, translated as MNNNNKICHPNLRRGLLASAVLAGLGMTPVQAFEFDTGNEDVSVRFDNTLKFNYAQRVEAPNSKLANAWNNNDGDRNFSSGSPVAQRLDVLSELDVVYKKQMGFRVSANSWYDHAYDDIGSDNPSTNQLNNGKPDSRHQSGYADRYYNGPSSEILDAFVFGSTEIGDESLLSGKAGKHTLYWGESVLAFAHGNSYGQSGLDLSKALAVPGTEAKELFIPRNQLSTSFTVNQELTLAAQYFLDWDAARLPESGTYLGFNDGLQSGGHNLSLIAAQNPRFGTPGPLGANQFLRLTNGHTYTPDNHGDFGLMAKWSPAWLDGTLGVYYRKTSDILPNLVLQPTAVGPAQLISGNAGSYNQFYVDDIDVYGFSLAKSIAGVSVGFDLNYRHNMPLSSVPATVNPTLGAAGRPGFISNFDGDNGVARGNTVHAVLNGLTTFGDTPLWDSSTLLVELGYSRWLDVTENKQLFKGEDWYNGVDKVSKDNYILGMNFNPTWYQVFPGVDMFLPVSYNVGLKGQSSVQLGGNKGTGSYSVGVGMDVRSQYRFDLKYVDNFGDFDTCDSAGSAGSRGDGAAPGANGQYNCVPGQTTAFAGTVAQLKDRGMVTFTFKTTL; from the coding sequence ATGAATAACAACAATAAGATCTGCCATCCAAATCTGCGGCGCGGGCTTCTGGCTTCGGCGGTTCTCGCCGGGCTGGGGATGACGCCTGTGCAGGCGTTCGAGTTCGATACGGGGAATGAGGACGTGTCGGTACGCTTCGACAATACCTTGAAGTTTAACTACGCCCAGCGGGTCGAAGCCCCGAACAGTAAGTTGGCCAACGCGTGGAACAACAACGACGGTGATCGTAATTTTTCGTCCGGCAGTCCAGTAGCCCAGCGTCTTGATGTGCTGTCGGAACTGGACGTGGTGTACAAAAAACAGATGGGCTTTCGGGTCAGTGCCAACAGCTGGTACGACCATGCCTATGACGATATCGGCAGCGACAACCCGTCGACCAACCAGCTCAATAATGGCAAGCCTGATTCGCGGCACCAGAGTGGCTATGCCGACCGTTATTACAACGGTCCGTCCTCGGAGATCCTCGACGCCTTCGTCTTCGGCAGCACCGAGATCGGCGACGAATCGCTGCTGAGCGGCAAGGCGGGCAAGCACACCCTGTATTGGGGTGAAAGCGTGTTGGCCTTCGCTCATGGCAACAGCTATGGCCAGTCGGGTCTGGATTTGTCCAAGGCACTTGCCGTGCCGGGCACCGAAGCCAAAGAGCTGTTCATCCCGCGTAATCAGCTGTCGACCAGCTTCACCGTCAACCAGGAACTGACCCTGGCCGCGCAGTACTTCCTCGACTGGGACGCCGCACGGCTGCCGGAGTCAGGCACGTATCTGGGCTTCAACGACGGACTCCAGAGTGGCGGTCACAACCTGTCGTTGATCGCCGCACAGAATCCTCGTTTTGGTACTCCTGGTCCGTTGGGCGCCAATCAGTTTCTACGCCTCACCAATGGTCACACCTACACCCCTGACAACCACGGTGACTTCGGCCTGATGGCCAAGTGGAGCCCGGCGTGGCTCGACGGCACCCTGGGTGTTTACTACCGCAAAACCTCGGACATTCTGCCCAACCTGGTGCTGCAACCGACCGCCGTCGGGCCGGCGCAGCTGATTTCCGGCAACGCCGGCAGTTACAACCAGTTCTACGTCGACGACATCGACGTCTACGGTTTTAGCCTGGCCAAAAGCATCGCAGGCGTGAGCGTCGGTTTCGACCTCAACTATCGCCACAACATGCCGCTGTCCAGCGTGCCGGCCACTGTCAACCCGACATTGGGTGCCGCGGGGCGACCCGGTTTTATCAGCAACTTTGACGGCGACAACGGCGTGGCGCGGGGCAACACCGTGCACGCGGTGCTCAACGGCCTGACCACGTTCGGCGATACCCCCCTTTGGGATTCCTCCACGTTGCTGGTCGAACTCGGTTACAGCCGCTGGCTGGATGTGACTGAAAACAAGCAACTGTTCAAGGGGGAGGATTGGTACAACGGCGTCGACAAGGTCTCCAAGGACAACTACATCTTGGGCATGAACTTCAACCCGACCTGGTATCAGGTTTTCCCCGGCGTCGATATGTTCCTGCCGGTCAGCTACAACGTCGGCCTCAAAGGCCAGTCTTCCGTGCAACTGGGCGGTAACAAAGGCACTGGCAGCTACTCGGTCGGTGTCGGCATGGACGTGCGCAGCCAGTATCGCTTTGACCTCAAGTACGTCGATAACTTCGGCGATTTCGACACCTGCGATTCCGCCGGCAGCGCCGGGTCACGGGGCGATGGGGCCGCTCCTGGTGCCAATGGTCAGTACAACTGCGTTCCCGGTCAGACCACTGCGTTTGCCGGGACCGTGGCCCAGCTCAAGGATCGCGGCATGGTCACTTTCACTTTTAAAACCACCCTCTGA
- a CDS encoding AraC family transcriptional regulator — translation MDTPGTETPLHEDALQPSTIGSYTVAIAQALDASGIDSKRIFIATGIPLSQSTDPLTRLPATSMTRLYRACVDVTNNPYFGLAVAKHIHLTHLHALGYSLAASGSLMDFCWRLERYFRLVSQVAKANVSQTDEHVLLRFDHLVELCGETEDAFFAFLIRVMRLLYKQEFKPVRVEMRRPMPHEGAAPYEALFRAPVLFRQASSLLVFDKADLLQVLTGSCPELAQVNDNIVIGYLARLDKNDVITGVTQKIIEFLPNGDCTRDKVASALCMSPTKLQLKLSQRGTHFQQLLDDTRKELACSYLSQASRPVTEITFLLGFSDTSNFTRAFKRWTGLSPTDYRSQG, via the coding sequence ATGGATACGCCCGGTACCGAAACTCCGTTGCATGAAGACGCGCTGCAACCCTCCACCATCGGCAGCTATACCGTGGCGATTGCGCAGGCGCTGGACGCCAGTGGCATCGACAGCAAACGGATTTTCATCGCCACAGGCATTCCGCTGAGCCAGTCCACCGACCCGCTGACCCGATTGCCGGCCACCAGTATGACGCGCCTGTATCGCGCCTGCGTCGATGTGACCAATAACCCGTATTTTGGCCTGGCCGTGGCCAAGCATATCCATCTCACTCACCTGCATGCCTTGGGTTATTCCCTGGCCGCCAGCGGGTCCTTGATGGATTTCTGCTGGCGCCTGGAGCGCTATTTCCGGTTGGTGTCCCAGGTCGCCAAGGCTAATGTCAGCCAGACTGACGAACACGTTTTGCTGCGGTTCGATCATTTGGTCGAGCTCTGCGGCGAGACGGAAGATGCGTTTTTCGCTTTTCTGATCCGGGTGATGCGGTTGCTCTACAAGCAGGAGTTCAAGCCCGTGCGCGTGGAAATGCGCCGTCCTATGCCGCATGAGGGCGCGGCCCCGTATGAAGCATTGTTCCGTGCGCCGGTGTTGTTCAGACAGGCCTCCAGCCTGCTGGTGTTCGACAAGGCAGACCTGCTGCAGGTGCTGACCGGCTCCTGCCCTGAATTGGCGCAGGTCAATGACAACATCGTGATCGGCTATCTGGCGCGCCTGGACAAGAACGATGTGATCACCGGGGTCACCCAGAAAATCATCGAATTCCTGCCCAACGGCGACTGCACTCGAGACAAGGTCGCCAGTGCGTTGTGCATGAGTCCGACCAAGTTGCAGCTCAAACTCTCCCAGCGTGGCACCCATTTCCAGCAATTGCTCGATGACACTCGCAAGGAACTGGCGTGCAGCTATCTGAGCCAAGCATCGCGCCCGGTGACAGAAATTACCTTCCTGCTTGGCTTCAGTGACACCAGCAACTTCACCCGTGCCTTCAAACGCTGGACCGGGTTATCGCCGACGGATTATCGATCGCAGGGTTGA
- a CDS encoding GMC family oxidoreductase, which produces MNENTQFDYIVVGAGAAGCVVASRLSEDSNISVCLLEAGGPDTHPLVHMPAGVAAMVPTSINNWQYQTVPQAGLNGRVGYQPRGKTLGGSSSINAMAYHRGHPQDFDRWAALGNPGWSYREVLPFFKRAEHNEHFKDELHGQNGPLNVRFHSSPNPFGETFVEAGVQAGYPACPDQNGASMEGFGRVQVMQKDGQRCSAAKAYLTPNRHRANLHIETHAHATRILFDGKRAMGIEFMQNGVKRTLHARHELILSSGAFNSPQLLLLSGVGPIGELLKFDIPVVHGLPGVGQNLVDHIDYVHSYRVKSRHLIGLSLAGAWDIAKAAIRYWRRRSGPLTTNFAEACAFVQTSPELDQADIELALTIAMFADHGRTLYRGHGLSIHACLLHPKSVGQLSLASADPMVPPLIDPAFLTHPDDIKTLIKGYRVIQKVMATPAFQAFSPKDVIEEPMFTDAEIERVLRDRSDTLYHPVGTCKMGDDAMAVVDARLKVHGLEGLRVVDASIMPTIIGCSTTAATVMIGEKAAEFIRQDRVTSASLSSKDDHESSTRPYPA; this is translated from the coding sequence ATGAACGAAAACACGCAATTCGATTACATCGTAGTGGGCGCGGGCGCTGCCGGCTGCGTGGTCGCCAGTCGCTTGTCGGAAGATTCGAATATTTCAGTCTGTCTGCTGGAAGCCGGCGGCCCCGACACCCATCCGCTGGTGCACATGCCGGCCGGCGTCGCGGCGATGGTGCCAACCTCGATCAACAATTGGCAGTACCAGACCGTGCCGCAAGCCGGCTTGAACGGTCGCGTCGGTTATCAGCCACGGGGCAAGACCCTGGGCGGCAGTTCTTCGATCAATGCCATGGCCTATCACCGCGGTCATCCGCAAGACTTCGACCGCTGGGCCGCCCTGGGCAACCCGGGATGGAGTTACCGGGAGGTGCTGCCGTTCTTCAAGCGCGCCGAGCACAACGAACACTTCAAAGATGAATTGCATGGCCAGAACGGCCCGCTGAATGTGCGTTTCCACTCCTCGCCCAATCCCTTTGGCGAAACCTTTGTCGAGGCCGGCGTACAGGCGGGTTACCCGGCCTGCCCCGATCAGAACGGCGCGAGCATGGAAGGTTTCGGTCGTGTGCAGGTCATGCAAAAGGACGGACAGCGTTGCAGCGCAGCCAAAGCCTATCTGACGCCGAACCGCCACCGGGCGAACCTGCACATCGAAACCCACGCCCACGCCACGCGCATCCTTTTCGACGGCAAGCGCGCCATGGGCATCGAGTTCATGCAGAACGGCGTCAAGCGGACCTTGCACGCGCGTCACGAGTTGATTCTGAGCTCCGGGGCCTTCAATTCCCCGCAGCTACTGCTGCTGTCTGGTGTGGGTCCGATTGGCGAGTTGCTGAAATTCGACATCCCGGTGGTCCATGGGCTACCGGGCGTGGGCCAGAACCTGGTGGATCACATCGATTACGTACATTCCTACCGCGTGAAGTCCCGTCACCTGATCGGCCTGTCGCTGGCGGGCGCCTGGGACATCGCCAAAGCGGCGATCCGTTACTGGCGGCGACGTAGCGGTCCGCTGACCACCAACTTCGCCGAGGCCTGTGCCTTCGTTCAGACCTCTCCCGAGCTCGATCAGGCGGACATTGAACTGGCCCTGACCATCGCCATGTTTGCCGACCACGGCCGCACACTGTATCGCGGTCATGGCCTGAGTATTCATGCCTGTCTGCTGCACCCGAAAAGCGTCGGGCAACTCAGCCTGGCCAGCGCGGACCCCATGGTCCCGCCACTGATCGACCCGGCGTTTCTGACCCACCCGGACGACATCAAGACGTTGATCAAAGGCTATCGCGTCATCCAGAAGGTGATGGCGACGCCAGCCTTCCAGGCATTCAGTCCAAAAGATGTCATTGAGGAGCCGATGTTCACCGACGCCGAAATCGAACGCGTCCTGCGCGACCGATCCGACACCCTCTATCACCCGGTGGGCACCTGCAAAATGGGCGACGACGCGATGGCGGTGGTGGATGCCCGATTGAAGGTCCATGGCCTGGAAGGCTTGCGGGTGGTCGATGCCTCGATCATGCCGACTATCATTGGATGCAGCACCACCGCCGCCACGGTGATGATCGGTGAAAAAGCCGCCGAATTCATCCGTCAGGACCGCGTAACCAGCGCCTCTCTTTCCTCAAAGGACGATCATGAATCCAGCACCCGCCCTTACCCCGCATAA
- a CDS encoding CaiB/BaiF CoA-transferase family protein — protein MGVLDGVRIVEIAGIGPGPFCGMLLADMGAEVILVERSVTKGADMLDLGKHAIVNRGKQSIALDLKDPEAIEAVLRLIEGADALIEGMRPGVMERLGLGPDVCLARNPRLVYGRMTGWGQQGPLAQAAGHDLNYIALSGALWFSGEAGQPPMAPPTLVGDLGGGALYLAMGILAGIINASTNGVGQVVDAAIVDGSANLMNLLLSAHAAGQQPLERGCGLLDGAHWARTYACADGLFVSVQALEPQFNALLFKKLGLGDDADFKAPYDPRLWGPLRKRLEAVFASQPRQHWIDLLEGTDACFAPVLTPAEALTHPHMAERGVYSRQNGVLQAAPAPRFSATPSAVGSVPSRGEHSTGILRKAGLSEEQIQRLS, from the coding sequence ATGGGCGTATTGGACGGCGTTCGTATCGTTGAAATCGCCGGCATCGGCCCGGGGCCGTTTTGCGGCATGTTGCTGGCGGACATGGGCGCCGAGGTGATCCTTGTCGAGCGCTCGGTGACCAAGGGCGCTGACATGCTCGACCTGGGCAAGCACGCTATCGTCAATCGCGGCAAACAATCGATTGCCCTGGACCTCAAAGACCCTGAAGCCATCGAAGCGGTGTTACGCCTGATCGAGGGCGCCGACGCGTTGATTGAAGGCATGCGCCCTGGCGTCATGGAGCGTCTGGGCCTGGGCCCCGACGTCTGCCTGGCGCGCAACCCACGGCTGGTTTACGGGCGCATGACGGGTTGGGGCCAACAAGGTCCGTTGGCGCAGGCCGCCGGTCACGACCTCAATTACATCGCACTGTCCGGCGCCTTGTGGTTCAGTGGCGAGGCCGGCCAGCCACCGATGGCGCCCCCTACCCTGGTGGGCGATCTGGGCGGTGGTGCGTTGTACCTGGCGATGGGCATTTTGGCCGGGATCATCAACGCCAGCACCAACGGTGTCGGCCAAGTGGTGGATGCGGCGATTGTCGATGGCAGCGCCAACCTGATGAACCTGTTGCTGTCGGCGCACGCTGCCGGCCAGCAGCCGCTGGAACGCGGTTGCGGGCTGCTCGATGGCGCGCACTGGGCCCGCACTTATGCGTGTGCCGATGGTTTGTTTGTCAGCGTGCAAGCCCTCGAACCGCAGTTCAACGCGCTGCTGTTCAAAAAACTCGGACTGGGTGACGACGCGGATTTCAAGGCCCCCTACGATCCACGTTTGTGGGGGCCGTTGCGTAAGCGACTGGAAGCCGTGTTTGCCAGCCAACCGCGCCAGCACTGGATCGATCTGCTGGAAGGCACCGATGCCTGCTTCGCCCCGGTACTGACACCGGCCGAAGCCCTGACGCATCCGCACATGGCCGAGCGTGGCGTGTACTCGCGTCAGAACGGCGTACTGCAGGCCGCACCGGCGCCACGGTTTTCAGCGACGCCTTCGGCGGTTGGCAGTGTTCCGTCTCGAGGGGAACACAGCACAGGCATTCTGCGCAAAGCAGGCTTGAGCGAAGAGCAAATCCAGCGACTGAGCTGA
- a CDS encoding DUF2889 domain-containing protein, with product MMIDEVDEWGRRLIHRRTVECLGYLRADGLWDIEGRLSDSKTHPVTLAEGRIVAAGQTYHGMLIRLALDDDFIVREVHVAMPDVPTSQCRGAMPGYEKLLGERIGPGFSRRIKELFGGIGGCVHLTELLLPMATTAFQTIPMARAMVAPRTAADTEAYSNATGQLLNTCYALREDGPVAVFLKKTESSLQ from the coding sequence ATGATGATCGATGAGGTCGACGAGTGGGGGCGCCGGTTGATTCACCGGCGCACGGTTGAGTGCCTGGGCTATTTGCGTGCGGATGGCCTGTGGGATATCGAAGGACGATTGAGCGACAGCAAGACTCATCCCGTGACCCTGGCGGAAGGCCGGATTGTGGCGGCGGGGCAGACCTATCATGGAATGCTGATCCGTCTGGCCCTGGACGATGACTTTATTGTGCGTGAGGTGCATGTCGCCATGCCCGACGTGCCCACCAGCCAATGTCGCGGCGCCATGCCGGGCTATGAAAAATTGCTCGGCGAGCGGATCGGGCCAGGGTTCTCGCGTCGGATCAAAGAGCTGTTTGGCGGGATCGGCGGCTGCGTGCATTTGACCGAGTTGCTGCTGCCGATGGCTACGACGGCGTTTCAGACCATCCCCATGGCCCGGGCGATGGTTGCACCGCGCACGGCGGCAGACACCGAGGCTTACAGCAACGCCACCGGTCAACTGCTCAATACCTGTTACGCGTTGCGTGAGGACGGTCCCGTGGCGGTGTTCCTGAAAAAAACTGAGTCGAGCCTGCAATGA
- a CDS encoding arylsulfatase, whose protein sequence is MIPLKSLVLAMCCLALGTQCFATPKHPNIVVLVADDWGYSDVGSFGSEIATPNIDTLAREGVRFSDFHVTASCSPTRSMLLTGVDNHRNGVGNMPETMPDEHLGKPGYSGVLNDNAITVASLLRDGGYHTYITGKWHLGKTPDTLPGNRGFDRSFIQADSGSDNWEERPYAPLYDKAAWFENGQPAHLPKDYYSSTFIVDKAMDYIAADRQDGKPFFAYLGFQANHVPIQAPKDIIDNYRGRYDEGWTALRNARRDRAVELGLIPAGVGMQTMASTADWDALDENEKRYEARRMEVYAGMGETMDREIGRLIAHLKTTGEYDNTVFVFLSDNGSEPTDPYTIPALRVWLEMNYTRQLDRLGSKGAFTSIGPSWASAAASPLSGYKFFAGEGGLRTPLIVSGVPGIQANHIAQTFTHVTDIVPTLLEVAGIKPHDGHYQGKAVEPLIGSSLVPVLQGSAERVHPEDQAIGYELSGSAALFKDDYKLVKSLKPVGNEQWHLYNIATDPGEVVDLQQQMPERFQSMQADYAEYARANGVLPMPVGYDYMHQGQLYALKHVVMPKLKAAVPPVVAIIALLVGVLVWRRRRKRVI, encoded by the coding sequence ATGATCCCGTTGAAATCGCTTGTCCTGGCCATGTGTTGTCTAGCGCTCGGCACCCAATGTTTCGCAACACCCAAACACCCGAACATCGTGGTACTGGTCGCCGACGATTGGGGCTACAGCGATGTCGGCTCGTTCGGCAGCGAAATCGCCACGCCCAACATCGACACCCTGGCCCGCGAAGGCGTGCGCTTCTCGGACTTCCACGTCACGGCTTCCTGTTCGCCCACGCGTTCGATGCTGCTGACCGGCGTCGACAACCACCGCAACGGCGTCGGCAACATGCCGGAAACCATGCCTGATGAACACCTGGGCAAACCCGGTTACAGCGGCGTGCTCAACGACAATGCGATCACCGTGGCCAGCCTGCTCAGGGACGGCGGCTATCACACCTACATCACCGGCAAATGGCATTTGGGCAAAACCCCTGACACCTTGCCGGGCAACCGTGGTTTCGACCGTTCGTTCATTCAGGCCGACAGCGGTTCCGACAACTGGGAAGAACGACCCTACGCACCGCTGTACGACAAGGCCGCCTGGTTCGAGAACGGCCAGCCGGCGCACCTGCCCAAGGACTATTACTCCTCGACCTTTATCGTCGACAAAGCCATGGATTACATCGCCGCCGACCGGCAGGACGGCAAACCGTTCTTCGCGTATCTGGGCTTTCAGGCCAATCACGTTCCCATCCAGGCGCCCAAGGACATCATTGACAACTACCGCGGTCGCTATGACGAAGGCTGGACCGCATTGCGCAACGCTCGTCGCGACCGAGCGGTTGAACTGGGGCTGATTCCCGCGGGAGTCGGTATGCAGACGATGGCCAGCACCGCCGACTGGGATGCATTGGATGAGAACGAAAAACGCTACGAAGCACGCCGCATGGAAGTCTATGCCGGCATGGGCGAGACCATGGACCGGGAGATCGGTCGCCTGATCGCTCATCTCAAAACCACGGGGGAGTACGACAACACCGTGTTCGTGTTTTTATCCGATAACGGCAGTGAGCCCACCGACCCTTACACCATTCCAGCACTGCGGGTGTGGCTGGAAATGAACTACACCCGTCAACTCGATCGCCTGGGCAGCAAGGGTGCCTTCACCAGTATCGGTCCGAGTTGGGCCAGTGCGGCGGCCTCACCCTTGAGCGGCTACAAGTTCTTTGCGGGCGAGGGCGGCTTGCGCACCCCATTGATCGTTTCCGGGGTGCCCGGCATCCAGGCCAATCACATTGCCCAAACCTTCACCCATGTCACCGACATTGTCCCGACACTGCTGGAGGTGGCCGGTATCAAACCCCACGACGGCCATTACCAGGGAAAAGCCGTCGAGCCGTTGATCGGCAGCAGTCTGGTGCCGGTGCTGCAAGGCAGTGCCGAGCGAGTGCATCCCGAGGATCAGGCCATCGGTTATGAATTGTCCGGCAGTGCGGCGTTGTTCAAAGACGATTACAAACTGGTGAAAAGCCTGAAGCCGGTGGGCAACGAACAATGGCACCTCTACAACATCGCCACCGACCCCGGTGAAGTGGTCGACTTGCAGCAGCAGATGCCGGAGCGCTTCCAGAGCATGCAGGCCGACTACGCTGAATACGCCCGCGCCAACGGTGTGCTGCCGATGCCGGTGGGTTATGACTACATGCACCAAGGGCAGTTGTATGCCTTGAAGCATGTGGTCATGCCCAAGCTCAAGGCTGCCGTGCCGCCGGTCGTGGCGATCATCGCGTTGCTGGTGGGCGTACTGGTCTGGCGTCGCCGTCGCAAGAGGGTTATTTGA
- a CDS encoding coniferyl aldehyde dehydrogenase encodes MHCALHDLKTPGDKSANAKFAPERVRAVLARQQAASLAEGPPSAELRIERINRVITLLLKNQQRLCEALASDFTWRSHDQSLMADVLLPVQGLKYARDHVRRWMKPQRRKAELGSGWLGARAEIHFQPLGTIGIISPWNFPIAIALGPLAEALAAGNRAIILFSDQSPATAGVLIELLAQAFDDSEVAAFIGGAELGAAFSAMPLDHLVFTGSPRVGRLVMRAAAENLTPLTLELGGKSPTIIGRGADLENAARRIWGGKGVSSGQACIAPDYVFVHEDDLERLLSSMQLELQRLFPTLLNNPDYTAMATPGQYQRMRACLQDAREQCVRVIEVNPGNEDLSASRKIAPTLLVDPPDSTLAMQEEVFGPLLPIRGYRHISEALEYINAHPRPLALYYFGVNRAEARHVLERTHSGGACINEVMQHLFQTDLPFGGCGHSGFGRYRGGYGFKAFSLERSVFMPPRFDVMGLLRPPYGKLFRRVLGALLKP; translated from the coding sequence ATGCACTGCGCACTGCACGACCTCAAAACGCCTGGCGATAAATCCGCCAACGCTAAGTTTGCACCCGAGCGGGTCCGTGCTGTGCTCGCCCGCCAGCAAGCCGCCTCCCTGGCCGAAGGGCCGCCGTCGGCTGAATTGCGCATTGAGCGCATCAATCGGGTCATCACTCTGTTGCTGAAAAATCAGCAGCGGTTGTGCGAGGCGCTGGCCAGCGACTTCACCTGGCGCAGCCATGATCAATCGCTGATGGCCGATGTTCTGTTGCCGGTCCAGGGCCTCAAGTACGCCCGTGACCATGTTCGCCGCTGGATGAAACCGCAGCGCCGCAAAGCCGAACTGGGCAGCGGCTGGCTGGGTGCCAGGGCGGAAATTCATTTCCAGCCATTGGGCACGATCGGCATTATTTCCCCGTGGAATTTTCCGATTGCCATCGCGCTTGGGCCGCTGGCCGAAGCGCTGGCAGCCGGTAACCGGGCGATTATTCTGTTTTCCGACCAGTCACCGGCCACAGCGGGCGTGCTGATTGAGCTGCTGGCGCAGGCGTTCGACGACAGTGAGGTGGCTGCCTTTATCGGAGGCGCCGAACTGGGCGCGGCGTTTTCTGCCATGCCGCTCGATCATCTGGTGTTTACCGGCAGCCCGCGGGTCGGGCGTCTGGTGATGCGCGCTGCGGCAGAAAATTTGACGCCGTTGACCCTGGAACTGGGCGGCAAATCCCCGACCATCATCGGTCGCGGCGCTGACCTGGAAAACGCCGCCAGACGCATCTGGGGCGGCAAGGGGGTCAGCAGTGGGCAGGCCTGTATTGCGCCGGACTATGTGTTTGTGCATGAGGATGACCTCGAGCGTTTATTGAGTTCCATGCAGCTCGAATTGCAGCGCCTGTTCCCGACGCTGCTGAACAATCCGGACTACACGGCAATGGCGACACCCGGGCAATACCAGCGGATGCGAGCCTGTCTGCAAGACGCCCGCGAACAGTGCGTCAGGGTGATCGAGGTCAATCCGGGCAACGAGGACTTGAGCGCTTCACGCAAGATCGCACCGACCCTGCTGGTTGATCCGCCGGACTCGACACTGGCGATGCAAGAAGAAGTCTTCGGCCCGTTGCTGCCTATTCGCGGCTATCGCCATATCAGCGAAGCGCTTGAGTACATCAATGCGCATCCGCGGCCCTTGGCGCTGTATTACTTCGGTGTCAACCGCGCTGAAGCCAGGCATGTGCTGGAGCGTACGCATTCGGGGGGCGCGTGTATCAACGAAGTCATGCAGCACCTGTTCCAGACGGATTTGCCGTTTGGTGGCTGTGGTCACTCGGGTTTCGGTCGTTACCGTGGCGGGTATGGGTTCAAGGCTTTCAGCCTGGAGCGCTCGGTGTTCATGCCACCACGGTTCGATGTGATGGGGCTGCTGCGTCCGCCGTACGGCAAGCTGTTCCGCCGCGTGTTGGGTGCCTTGTTGAAACCCTGA